Below is a window of Undibacterium sp. YM2 DNA.
TGTGACCAAGGAATTGAATTTCAACGTCGCGGTTCGTGACGATCATTTCAGCGATTTTGGTAATACCATCAATCCCAAGGCCAGCTTCCGCTATCAGCCTATGAAGTCTCTGATGTTCCGTGGTTCTGCCAATACCGGTTTCCGTGCACCTACTTTGTTTGACCGTTATGGCTATCGCGTACCGGGTGCAAATACGACGACAGCTGCAAAATGGGATGATCCCGTGCAATGTCCAGGTGGTACACCAGGCGTGGCCGGAACAGGCAAAGCCTTGCCAGGTTTGGTCGCATCAGCAGTATGTAATGTGGCATTGCCGCGTCAGACTGGCAGTAATCCTGACCTGAAGCCAGAAACATCCAAAGGCTTTACGCTGGGTGTAGCCGCTGAACCTTTGCAAAACCTGACCGTGTCTGCTGATTACTGGCATATAGAAATGAAAGACATGCTGGCTAATTTGCCTGAGCAAGTCTATTTCCTGAACCCGACCAAGTACGCTGACCTGTTCGTGCGTAATGCTGATGGCTCACTGGCTTACATCAAGAACATCACGATGAACCTGGGTGGCCAAAAAGCGTCCGGTATTGACCTGGCCCTGGCTTATTCCATTCCTAAAACTTCGTTGGGTAATTTCAAGTTTGAATTGAATGGCACTTACCTGACACAGTTCGACAACCAACTGGAAAAAGACAGCGCCTATGTTTCCAACGTAGGTCGTTTTGGTGTCGCCAGCAATGGTACGACCAGCAGCTTGCCTATCATTACTTTCCGCTGGAAGCATACGCTGACCATGTCATGGAATTCGGGCAACTGGGCTTCCCAACTGACGCAAAACTTTAACACTGGTTACCATGACCAGAACCTCGTCTCCCCAGAATACTTCAGGGACATCGAGCGTTACCAGGCCTGGAACTGGACTGCCAGTTACCGTGGTTTCAAGAACACCAACTTGTCATTCGGTATCACCAATCTGTTTGATGCCAAACCACCTGTCACCAATCACAGTGGTTATACCTATGGCTATTTGAGCAGCGCTGCCAGCCCGATAGGCCGTGCATTCAATGCGCGTGTGACTTATAACTTTTAAGCACTAACGTAGTGATGTAGTCATTTGACAGAGACAGGGTTTGTTCGCAGACCCTGTTTTTTTTAAGAATCCAGAAAATCCCATGAAACTTATACTCCGCACTATCGCCATGACTGCGATCAGCGCATTGGTGCTGTGCGCTTGCAGCCAGACACGGCTGGCTGAATCGCCAGGTCCTGCATTGTCCACCAAGCCTACGCGCATCATACTCGTGGGTGACTCTACCATGGCCCCCAAAAGTGGCTATGGTGATGCCTTGTGCGCACGCTTCAAGCCTGAGGTGACTTGCCTTAACCTGGCAAAAGGTGGGCGCAGCTCTGGCAGTTACCGTGCTGAAGGTTCATGGGAAGTAGTACAAAAGCTCATGGCAAGCAATACACAATTCAGCCAGACCTTGGTATTGATACAGTTCGGTCACAATGACCAGCCCGGCAAGCCCGGTCGCTCTACCGATCTGGTAACAGAATTCCCTGTCAATATGGCAGGTTATGTCAATGATGTGCAGGCAGCCGGTGCGCAAGCCGTGCTGGTGACGCCGTTGACCAGGCGCAGCTTCAAGGGTACGCAATTGCAAAATGATTTGCGGCCCTGGGCAGATGCCAGCATGAAAGTGGCAGCCGACAAACGTGTGCCCATGATAGATTTGAATGCCATCAGTTATAGCTCGGTACAGGCAATGGGCGAGGCTGAAGCCGATACGCTGGCAATGGCACCGCCACCAGCCGCATTGCCAGCAGAGACTGGTGACCTGGCAAAGACTGAAAGAGCCGGTGCAGCGAAATCTGCCTTTGACCGTACCCACCTGGGCAGCAAAGGCGCAGCACATTTTTCTGCCATGGTGCTCAAGGAATTGTTGCTGGTAGCGCCGAATTTGCAAGCGTATGTGAATGCAGGGAACAGATGATGAGCAAGCGAAAAAAATCTTCTGCATTAGCTGTTGTTGCTGCACTGGCCTCATCAGGCTGTTTGTATGCCAGCTCAGTGTTTGCGCAAGATAGCCGCCTGGTAAAAGAACCACAAACGCCGACAATCTGCAGTGTGCTGACAGCACAACTGGAGAGTGGCAAACAAAATGCTGCATCTGGCCGCGCACCGGATACACAAAGCCTGCAAGCCGCAATAGACGCCTGCCGCCCCGGCCAGGCAGTGCGCCTGAGCAGCCGTAATGGCAAGGCCGCTTTTCTGTCCGGTGCCTTGCAATTGCGCAGCGGTGTTTCACTATTGCTTGATACCGGTGTGACTTTATATGCATCGACACACCCGCTCGATTATGACCGCGGCCCAGGTACCTGCGGCATCAATGATGACAAAGGCAAGGGGTGCAAACCTTTTATCACCGTAGAACGCGCCAAAGGCAGCGGTATTTATGGTGAGGGTGTTATTGATGGCCAGGGTGGCGAACGTATTACCGGCAAGGAAGAAAGCTGGTGGCAGATCGCCCGGCGTGCGCAAAAAGAAAACAATCGCCAGAATGTGCCCAGACTCATAGAAGTGACGCAGTCGAATGACTTTACCCTGCACAATATCACTTTGCGCAATTCACCCAATTTTCATGTCACGCTGAACCAGGTTGATGGCTTTACCGCCTGGGGTGTGCGCATCGATACGCCCGCCAATGCCAGAAATACCGATGGCATAGACCCTATCTCTTCGCGCAATATCACGATTGCCAATAGCTACATCCGTACAGGTGACGACAATGTCGCCATCAAGGCGGGTAACAACGGCCCGACAGAAAATATCACCATCCGCAATAACCATTTTTATTCAGGCCATGGCATGTCCATAGGCAGTGAAACCAATGGCGGTGTCAGCAATGTGCTGGTCGAAAACCTCAGCATGGATGGCACGACTTCAGGCTTGCGTATCAAGAGCGATGTCTCGCGTGGTGGCCTGGTACAAAACATCAACTATCGCAATGTCTGTATACGCAATGTCAAGGCACCAATAGACTTTGATACCCATTACGGTAAAACTGCCACAGGTAATCTGGTGCCCCAATACCGCAATATCAGTCTTGAGCATGTGCAGTCTTTAACACCAGGTAAGATCATCCTGCAAGGCTATGATGCAGAACATGTCATTGCACTTAAAATGAAGGATGTCAGCCTAGCGGACAAGAGCAGCAGCCAGTTTGAACATGTGCAACTGGAAGGCCGTGATAAAGTAGTCTTCAATGCAGTGGCTGCCAATCCTGGACAGTGCGAAAAGGCATTTGCTGCGTATCCAGAACCAAATATTGCAACTGACAATAGCAAGCGTCCGCAACTTGATGCGCAGGCTGCCAAGAACTTTTCCTACAGCGAAGTTTTGAAATATGCAGGTTTGCCGGGTAAGGAACAGGTGGCGCCCTGGGACCCGCTGTCTGCCCCCATTGCCGCCGAGCCACAACTGGTGCCTGACTATGTCGTAGATGCCAACGCCACACCAGATGGCGTCAGGGTATTCAGGCAAGTACAGGCCGCAGTTAATCAGGCTGTTGGTGATATAGAAAAATCGAAAGCAGGCAAGCAGCGCATTCACATCTACATTAAACCTGGTACTTACCGTGAACTGGTGTATGTGCCTGATACGACTATTCCCATCACCTTGTATGGTAGTGATGCCGCCAAGACGCGCATCAGTGCCAATCTTGATGCAGCAACGACGGGCAGCACTTACACCACGCAATTTTCTGCACAGTTCGCGGGTGTACACAGTAACATCGCCGCCATGTACAACAGCATCAAAGACCGGCCAGCATTGGGTACTTTTGGCACTGCCGTGTTATGGGTCAAGAGCCCCGGTTTTCAGGCAAAAAACCTGACGATAGAAAATGCCTATAACAAAGACCAGGGCAATGCCCGCGCAGATTGCCAGCCGGGTAATTGTCCTGATGAAAACGGTATCTATGCACGCAGCCAGATGGTGCATCACCAGGCGCTGGCCGTCATGCTGGATGGTGCAGATAAGACGCATTTTGATGGTGTGCGCATGCTGGGCTTCCAGGACACCCTGTACATGAAGTCAGGCAAGGATGGCCAGACTGCCAGGCAGTTTTTCCAGCGTTCCTACATAGAAGGTGATGTCGATTTTATTTTTGGTGATGCCACGGCCTACTTTTTTGAAACTGAAATCAAATCCCTGGGCGACCGCAATTCCTCTTATGTCGGTGCCCCCAACACCAATGTGAAGTCGCGCTACGGTTTTGTGTTTGATCATTGCCGTTTCACACATGACGGCAGCAGCAATGCCCTCGCTGGTAAATTCAGCCTGGCGCGCCAGTGGTTCCATAACGAGCGTTGCACACCGTATGCACCTGTACCAATTTCGGGATATGACTGTCAGATAGGCGAGGTCGATGTATTTAATTCACCGACAGGCACAATCAGACGGCAAACGCTGGAAACTGTGGGCAAGATGGTCGTCATGAATTCTGTCATCGGTGCACATATCAATAAAAAGCAGCCCTGGTCAGACTGGAACAAGAAGGGCACCTTGCCTTACCGCCCTGCGCAATTTACCAGTGATGATTACTGGGCGAATTTACTGGCAGCAAAAATTGATCCTGTAAAGCAGATGGGATATGACGCGCCTTTTTCACCTGTGCGTATCTTCCTGGCAGAATTTAATAATACTGAAGAGTAAACCGGTAACAGCATAAGAGAGACAAGATGAAACACGAAAAAAATACAGTGGCAAGTCAGACGGCGCGCCGCAACTTTATCAAGACGATGTCCCTGGCTGCTGGCAGCAGCTTGCCAGCAAGCCGAGCGCTCGCCGCGAGCATGATAGAAGACCCCTGGCAAAAAGCCCAGGACATTGTCGATCGCCTCGCCAAGCCCCTCAAATTTCGCGCTGCTGATTA
It encodes the following:
- a CDS encoding rhamnogalacturonan acetylesterase translates to MKLILRTIAMTAISALVLCACSQTRLAESPGPALSTKPTRIILVGDSTMAPKSGYGDALCARFKPEVTCLNLAKGGRSSGSYRAEGSWEVVQKLMASNTQFSQTLVLIQFGHNDQPGKPGRSTDLVTEFPVNMAGYVNDVQAAGAQAVLVTPLTRRSFKGTQLQNDLRPWADASMKVAADKRVPMIDLNAISYSSVQAMGEAEADTLAMAPPPAALPAETGDLAKTERAGAAKSAFDRTHLGSKGAAHFSAMVLKELLLVAPNLQAYVNAGNR
- a CDS encoding pectinesterase family protein — protein: MSKRKKSSALAVVAALASSGCLYASSVFAQDSRLVKEPQTPTICSVLTAQLESGKQNAASGRAPDTQSLQAAIDACRPGQAVRLSSRNGKAAFLSGALQLRSGVSLLLDTGVTLYASTHPLDYDRGPGTCGINDDKGKGCKPFITVERAKGSGIYGEGVIDGQGGERITGKEESWWQIARRAQKENNRQNVPRLIEVTQSNDFTLHNITLRNSPNFHVTLNQVDGFTAWGVRIDTPANARNTDGIDPISSRNITIANSYIRTGDDNVAIKAGNNGPTENITIRNNHFYSGHGMSIGSETNGGVSNVLVENLSMDGTTSGLRIKSDVSRGGLVQNINYRNVCIRNVKAPIDFDTHYGKTATGNLVPQYRNISLEHVQSLTPGKIILQGYDAEHVIALKMKDVSLADKSSSQFEHVQLEGRDKVVFNAVAANPGQCEKAFAAYPEPNIATDNSKRPQLDAQAAKNFSYSEVLKYAGLPGKEQVAPWDPLSAPIAAEPQLVPDYVVDANATPDGVRVFRQVQAAVNQAVGDIEKSKAGKQRIHIYIKPGTYRELVYVPDTTIPITLYGSDAAKTRISANLDAATTGSTYTTQFSAQFAGVHSNIAAMYNSIKDRPALGTFGTAVLWVKSPGFQAKNLTIENAYNKDQGNARADCQPGNCPDENGIYARSQMVHHQALAVMLDGADKTHFDGVRMLGFQDTLYMKSGKDGQTARQFFQRSYIEGDVDFIFGDATAYFFETEIKSLGDRNSSYVGAPNTNVKSRYGFVFDHCRFTHDGSSNALAGKFSLARQWFHNERCTPYAPVPISGYDCQIGEVDVFNSPTGTIRRQTLETVGKMVVMNSVIGAHINKKQPWSDWNKKGTLPYRPAQFTSDDYWANLLAAKIDPVKQMGYDAPFSPVRIFLAEFNNTEE